A section of the Petrimonas sulfuriphila genome encodes:
- a CDS encoding TonB-dependent receptor, whose translation MSKIIKHLFFVLLAALLPLSIYAEKDDLHLQSATLITTTDNGDALKQVTLNLQSTTVREALQELEVKGNVFLVYEKNDIDLSRKITVRVNNQTAREALNQILQGQELEYKVKGDHIIITRSVKQNSNEKRRINGIVTDPNNEPLIGVTLTIPGTNTGTVTNANGRFELEIPADTKTIQASYIGYATQKVGLTAGKTTFNIVLDEDVALLSEVVVVGYGTQKKVNLTGSVATVNLEKESRSRPLVSASQALSGMTAGLQAMQGSGTPYGEGFSFNIRGVGTLNSSSPLVLVDGMEQSLNNVDPNDIASISILKDAASCAIYGNRGANGVILVATKTGKAGKVSVSYNTLLSLNQPTKLIKTVSNYAKYMELMNESAINIGESAPFSEITINEWREAEKDPNGISLSGYPNYVAYPNTDWYDEIYSNDWMMKHSLSVTGQEGRTGYNLSVSYIDNPGLIKNTGYQRYFMRTNVYSDITKWLRIGTRMWGYHTDQKKSDTNSLRNITTQKMVPGVYPFYDGKYGAPEANEEDPQSHNPLWDMAQSEGHIKNTQMFTTFYTNIKFLENLSYDINLNYKDYRHEFMAVDTDYGKYSFKSDQWIASLKDPADLYTRMGYIRENDWKLTQLLKYNQTFDKHDVSALMGFEEERFMKRVTNTTKLGLIDASVGDPSSATTPSDINGTGDEFTSRSYFGRINYAFDNRYLFEANMRYDGSSRFSPDNRWGLFPSVSAGWRISEEAFMEELPVDNLKLRVSWGKLGNNAIGNYEWQSVYNSAKYAFGRTLSNGLAVTSISNNLLEWESTAITNIGVDFATFNNRLIFEADYYNKVTDGILYRPDMYMVMGTASGPRQNIAEVTNRGIEMTLNWQDRIGKVNYRVSGNFAYNKNEVSKYKGELKRGWMTDEKGNRFYQSNIGDVSTGGITRVIEGKIINECYMLQPYNGNGNHFNADGTVNINGGPKDGMIRTVDDMKWIRAMVDAGYQFYPRQNVSKNGIWYGDYIYADLNEDGVYGNDADNDFQGSSNVPKYNFGFQASANWKGFDLSMNWSGAAGFSLYYYRLALNSSATIKGYAIGEKIANDHYFFDPKNPDDVRTNITSKNPRLTNNSGSDQSGMRHSSVHLQKGDYLKLKNLTLGYTLPETMSKKVYAQDIRFFASGENLFTITGFEGMDPEMRTDIGYSTMRQYAFGVNITF comes from the coding sequence ATGAGTAAAATTATTAAACACTTGTTTTTCGTCTTATTGGCAGCGTTGCTTCCACTGTCAATCTATGCGGAGAAGGATGACCTGCATTTGCAGAGTGCGACATTAATTACAACTACCGACAATGGAGACGCTTTGAAGCAAGTGACCCTGAATTTGCAGAGCACAACAGTACGCGAAGCACTACAAGAATTGGAGGTTAAGGGAAATGTATTCCTTGTTTATGAGAAGAACGATATTGATTTATCACGTAAAATAACCGTAAGGGTTAATAATCAAACTGCTAGAGAAGCTCTAAATCAAATATTGCAAGGGCAGGAATTGGAATACAAAGTTAAAGGTGATCATATTATCATTACCCGCTCTGTAAAACAAAATTCGAATGAAAAAAGACGTATCAACGGTATTGTAACAGATCCAAATAATGAACCTCTTATTGGTGTTACGTTAACTATTCCGGGTACTAATACCGGTACAGTGACAAATGCAAATGGCAGGTTCGAACTGGAGATACCGGCAGATACAAAAACAATACAGGCTTCATATATTGGCTATGCAACACAAAAAGTTGGACTGACCGCCGGCAAAACCACTTTCAATATTGTATTGGATGAAGATGTTGCTCTTCTTTCCGAAGTAGTGGTAGTAGGTTACGGCACGCAGAAAAAAGTCAATCTCACCGGATCGGTAGCTACAGTAAATCTGGAAAAAGAATCCCGTTCACGTCCCCTGGTCAGTGCTTCACAGGCACTGAGCGGTATGACTGCCGGGTTGCAGGCAATGCAGGGCTCAGGGACTCCATATGGAGAAGGTTTCTCATTCAATATTCGTGGCGTGGGTACACTGAACAGTTCTTCACCGCTTGTACTGGTAGATGGAATGGAGCAAAGTTTGAATAACGTAGATCCAAACGATATCGCCTCAATTTCAATTTTGAAGGATGCTGCATCATGTGCCATCTATGGTAATAGAGGGGCAAATGGTGTTATTCTTGTGGCAACCAAAACCGGGAAGGCCGGCAAAGTGAGTGTGTCTTACAATACATTATTGTCTCTCAACCAGCCTACCAAATTAATTAAGACTGTATCTAATTATGCAAAATACATGGAGTTAATGAATGAATCGGCAATTAATATTGGCGAATCAGCTCCCTTTAGTGAAATAACTATAAATGAATGGCGTGAAGCAGAGAAAGATCCGAATGGAATTTCACTATCAGGATACCCTAATTACGTAGCTTATCCTAATACCGATTGGTATGATGAGATATACAGCAACGATTGGATGATGAAACATTCTTTGTCGGTTACAGGACAGGAGGGGCGCACAGGTTATAATCTCTCAGTATCTTATATCGATAACCCGGGCTTAATAAAGAACACAGGGTATCAGCGATACTTTATGCGCACAAATGTATATTCAGATATTACTAAATGGTTGCGTATCGGTACCCGTATGTGGGGCTATCACACAGATCAGAAGAAGAGCGATACAAATTCACTCAGAAATATTACTACCCAAAAAATGGTACCGGGGGTTTATCCCTTTTATGACGGGAAGTATGGTGCCCCCGAAGCAAATGAGGAAGATCCTCAGTCACATAACCCTTTGTGGGATATGGCTCAGTCGGAAGGACATATCAAGAATACGCAAATGTTTACTACCTTCTATACCAATATAAAGTTTTTGGAAAATTTATCATACGATATCAACTTAAACTATAAAGACTATCGCCATGAATTTATGGCTGTAGATACTGATTATGGGAAATATAGTTTTAAGAGTGACCAGTGGATTGCATCTCTGAAAGATCCTGCCGATCTGTACACACGCATGGGATATATTCGTGAGAATGACTGGAAGCTTACTCAACTACTCAAATATAACCAGACATTTGACAAGCATGATGTGAGTGCTTTGATGGGGTTTGAAGAAGAGCGCTTTATGAAGAGAGTAACAAACACAACCAAGTTGGGACTCATTGATGCATCGGTAGGTGATCCGAGTTCGGCTACTACCCCTTCAGACATTAACGGCACAGGTGATGAGTTTACTTCACGTTCATATTTTGGACGTATAAATTATGCATTTGATAACCGCTATTTATTTGAAGCAAACATGCGTTACGATGGTTCTTCACGCTTTTCGCCCGATAATCGTTGGGGGTTATTTCCGTCAGTTTCTGCCGGATGGCGCATAAGTGAAGAAGCGTTTATGGAGGAACTTCCCGTCGATAATCTTAAACTGCGTGTTTCATGGGGAAAATTGGGGAATAACGCCATTGGAAACTATGAATGGCAATCTGTTTACAACTCCGCCAAATACGCATTTGGCAGAACCCTCAGCAATGGCTTGGCAGTGACATCTATCTCAAATAACCTGCTTGAGTGGGAAAGTACGGCAATTACGAATATAGGGGTCGATTTTGCTACATTTAACAACCGGCTGATATTTGAGGCAGACTATTATAATAAAGTAACCGATGGAATATTATACCGTCCCGATATGTATATGGTAATGGGAACTGCCAGTGGCCCGCGTCAGAATATCGCGGAAGTGACGAACCGTGGAATTGAAATGACATTAAACTGGCAAGACCGCATCGGTAAGGTGAATTATCGAGTATCGGGGAACTTTGCTTACAATAAGAATGAAGTAAGCAAATACAAAGGTGAACTTAAAAGAGGCTGGATGACAGACGAAAAGGGAAACCGGTTTTATCAAAGCAATATTGGAGATGTATCAACCGGAGGTATCACCCGTGTGATTGAAGGTAAGATTATTAATGAATGCTATATGCTTCAACCATACAATGGCAACGGGAATCACTTTAATGCTGATGGTACCGTAAATATTAATGGTGGGCCCAAAGACGGTATGATTCGTACTGTTGATGACATGAAATGGATAAGGGCAATGGTTGATGCCGGTTATCAGTTTTACCCGCGGCAGAATGTCAGCAAGAATGGTATCTGGTATGGAGATTATATCTACGCCGATTTAAATGAGGATGGTGTGTATGGTAACGATGCAGACAATGATTTTCAGGGAAGTTCAAACGTGCCTAAATACAACTTTGGTTTTCAGGCCAGCGCAAACTGGAAAGGCTTCGACCTCTCAATGAACTGGTCTGGAGCAGCGGGATTCAGCCTCTACTATTATCGTTTGGCCTTGAACAGCAGTGCTACCATCAAAGGGTATGCCATCGGGGAAAAGATTGCGAACGATCACTATTTCTTCGATCCTAAAAATCCGGACGATGTTCGTACTAACATAACATCCAAAAACCCGCGTCTTACTAATAACTCGGGTAGCGATCAAAGCGGGATGAGACACTCGTCTGTTCACCTGCAAAAAGGAGACTATCTTAAACTGAAGAACCTGACTCTTGGCTATACTCTGCCTGAGACGATGTCGAAAAAAGTATATGCGCAAGATATACGATTCTTTGCATCAGGTGAAAACCTGTTTACCATTACCGGTTTTGAAGGGATGGATCCCGAAATGCGTACTGATATCGGCTACTCTACAATGCGTCAATATGCTTTTGGAGTAAATATTACATTCTAA